The proteins below come from a single Halobacillus salinarum genomic window:
- the mutY gene encoding A/G-specific adenine glycosylase encodes MKNEQRVQHIVEDFDENKFRDSLINWFKTEQRTLPWRDNQDPYRVWISEIMLQQTRVDTVIPYFNNFLTKFPTPEALAEADEQEVLKAWEGLGYYSRARNLQNAVCEVVEAYGGIVPSDPDELGKLKGVGPYTKGAILSIAYDLPEPAVDGNVMRVLSRILKVEDDIAKQSTRKLFEAMVYRLISKSDPSSFNQGMMELGALICTPKSPSCLLCPVQEQCRAFSEGIETELPVKSSKKKQKKLPFVTLFVQNESGEVLVEKRPDQGLLASMWQYPMVPLTDVDEADVRTWFYGEYGLTLEIGESIDKVKHVFSHLIWEMQVVPAVVTGGELDRERAEFVDSKKIFELPFPVSHQKIHKHINP; translated from the coding sequence ATGAAGAATGAGCAGAGAGTTCAGCATATTGTTGAAGATTTTGACGAAAATAAGTTTAGAGATTCTTTGATCAACTGGTTTAAGACGGAGCAGAGAACGTTGCCATGGAGAGATAACCAAGATCCCTACAGAGTCTGGATATCAGAAATTATGCTCCAACAAACTCGAGTTGATACTGTAATTCCGTATTTTAATAATTTTTTAACAAAATTCCCTACTCCTGAAGCGTTGGCAGAAGCAGACGAACAGGAAGTGTTAAAAGCCTGGGAAGGTTTAGGGTACTATTCCCGTGCGCGAAATTTGCAAAACGCTGTGTGTGAAGTCGTTGAGGCGTATGGAGGGATTGTACCTAGTGATCCTGATGAATTAGGAAAGCTTAAAGGGGTCGGCCCCTATACTAAAGGAGCAATCCTCAGTATTGCGTATGATCTTCCGGAGCCAGCGGTTGATGGGAATGTGATGAGAGTACTGTCGAGAATTCTTAAAGTGGAGGATGACATTGCAAAACAAAGCACGAGGAAACTTTTTGAAGCTATGGTTTACAGGCTCATTTCCAAAAGTGATCCCTCTTCCTTCAACCAGGGTATGATGGAGCTTGGGGCGTTAATTTGTACCCCTAAAAGCCCATCGTGTCTTTTGTGTCCGGTACAGGAGCAATGCAGAGCCTTCTCAGAAGGTATTGAAACTGAGCTCCCTGTCAAGTCTTCGAAAAAGAAACAGAAAAAGCTTCCCTTCGTTACACTATTCGTTCAAAATGAAAGCGGTGAAGTATTAGTGGAAAAAAGGCCCGACCAAGGTCTTCTCGCTTCCATGTGGCAGTATCCAATGGTTCCGCTCACTGATGTGGACGAGGCAGATGTACGAACTTGGTTTTACGGAGAATACGGGCTTACCCTTGAAATAGGGGAATCCATTGATAAAGTAAAACACGTTTTTTCACACTTGATTTGGGAAATGCAAGTCGTTCCTGCTGTTGTAACTGGTGGAGAGCTTGATCGGGAAAGGGCAGAATTTGTCGACTCTAAAAAAATTTTCGAGCTGCCGTTTCCAGTCTCTCATCAAAAAATCCATAAACATATTAATCCGTAA
- the ntdP gene encoding nucleoside tri-diphosphate phosphatase: protein MPGPESGKRIEIQSYKHNGKIHRIWDSTTVLKGTRNVIIGANDRTTVTESDGRRWITREPAICYFHSRQWFNVIGMLRNDGVYYYCNISSPFIYEEEAIKYIDYDLDVKVFPDMTFKLLDEDEYAQHKQEMNYPHVLDRILYNNIDTLVRWIRQRKGPFSPEFIDQWYERYLTYR from the coding sequence ATGCCCGGCCCAGAGTCTGGAAAAAGAATTGAAATACAAAGTTATAAACATAATGGAAAAATTCACCGCATATGGGATAGTACTACTGTATTAAAAGGTACTAGAAATGTAATTATCGGGGCCAATGATCGCACAACCGTCACGGAAAGTGATGGGAGGAGATGGATAACCAGGGAGCCTGCCATCTGTTATTTTCATTCAAGGCAGTGGTTCAATGTTATAGGTATGCTGAGAAATGACGGGGTTTATTATTATTGTAATATCAGTTCGCCGTTTATATATGAAGAGGAAGCGATTAAATACATCGATTATGACCTCGACGTGAAAGTTTTCCCAGATATGACCTTTAAGCTGCTTGATGAGGATGAATATGCTCAGCATAAACAGGAAATGAATTACCCGCATGTCCTGGATCGAATTCTTTACAATAATATTGACACCCTGGTCAGATGGATAAGGCAGCGTAAAGGACCGTTTTCTCCTGAATTTATAGACCAGTGGTATGAGCGTTACTTAACTTATCGTTAA
- a CDS encoding cytosolic protein, producing MYAGRDMSELTMESKEKWQDKELGYFHYALSQAAPFLNEEGTTLLREINNEIKRRGGLQMKEAHWDSGTHSVTD from the coding sequence ATGTATGCTGGGCGGGATATGTCCGAATTAACGATGGAGTCGAAGGAGAAATGGCAGGACAAGGAGCTAGGCTATTTTCACTATGCCCTCTCTCAGGCAGCTCCCTTTTTAAACGAAGAAGGGACGACTTTATTACGAGAAATTAACAATGAAATTAAGCGCCGCGGCGGGCTTCAGATGAAGGAAGCCCATTGGGACAGCGGCACTCATTCCGTTACGGATTAA
- a CDS encoding FUSC family protein, producing the protein MKLGARMMKTGLAVAVALYISDLLPFVSPLLAAIAAVFSIQPSIYRSYQSIIEQIQGNTIGALIAVVAVFTLGNDPFIAAFAIIVVIGITTNLKMNENTISLAVVAVIALMDTTDLTFIHFASARFSSMLLGILAAFVVNLVFVPPKYETRLFRKIDVSTTDILQWLRVTTRQLSDQPALKYEITRIQDDLRWIDHTYLLYEEERTYFKGSRFSKGRKLVLFRQLITTTKKSFDVVKAFYRLEHKIEQIPDEFQDALVGELDKLINAHEKLVLSLKGRIKQTHKQSLRQIEEPDIPLLVDRLMHVYEETNNPDKLVFLPLASQLMEYYYQLEKLKRLLKSYQTHHKEDYIKT; encoded by the coding sequence ATGAAACTCGGCGCCCGCATGATGAAAACAGGGTTAGCTGTTGCTGTAGCGTTGTATATCTCAGACTTACTCCCTTTTGTTTCTCCATTACTCGCGGCCATCGCGGCTGTTTTTTCTATCCAGCCGTCAATCTATCGCTCGTACCAATCGATCATTGAACAGATTCAAGGGAATACCATCGGCGCTTTAATTGCTGTCGTTGCGGTATTTACACTTGGTAATGATCCATTTATTGCTGCGTTTGCGATTATTGTAGTTATCGGCATTACGACGAATTTAAAAATGAATGAAAACACGATTTCGCTGGCAGTCGTTGCGGTCATAGCTTTAATGGATACAACAGACTTAACCTTTATTCATTTTGCTTCAGCTAGATTCTCCTCGATGCTCCTCGGGATTCTGGCTGCTTTCGTCGTCAATCTTGTGTTTGTACCGCCAAAATATGAAACCCGTTTGTTTAGAAAAATTGACGTGTCCACTACAGATATATTGCAATGGCTTAGAGTAACGACCCGGCAGCTGTCTGATCAGCCTGCTTTGAAGTATGAAATTACCAGAATTCAGGATGACCTCCGCTGGATTGATCATACCTATCTCCTGTATGAAGAAGAGCGCACTTATTTCAAAGGCAGCCGCTTTTCAAAAGGCAGGAAGCTCGTCTTGTTCAGGCAGCTGATTACGACGACAAAGAAATCCTTCGATGTCGTCAAAGCATTCTACCGCTTAGAGCATAAGATCGAGCAGATTCCGGACGAGTTCCAGGATGCGCTGGTAGGCGAACTGGATAAGCTTATCAATGCTCACGAAAAATTAGTACTCAGCTTAAAAGGAAGGATAAAACAGACGCATAAGCAGTCATTAAGACAAATTGAAGAACCCGATATTCCGCTGCTTGTCGACCGGCTGATGCACGTGTATGAAGAAACCAACAACCCTGACAAGCTTGTCTTTCTTCCTTTAGCTTCCCAGCTGATGGAATACTATTATCAATTAGAAAAGCTGAAACGGTTATTAAAAAGTTACCAGACTCACCATAAAGAAGATTATATTAAGACTTAA
- a CDS encoding gamma-type small acid-soluble spore protein → MAKQPKQNKTAAGTNAKEVKQQNQQAAQKQNQQQYGTEAASQTDAQQVREQNQKSQAKKK, encoded by the coding sequence ATGGCTAAGCAACCAAAACAAAACAAAACAGCTGCTGGTACAAACGCTAAGGAAGTTAAGCAACAAAACCAACAAGCTGCTCAAAAGCAAAACCAACAACAGTATGGTACTGAAGCTGCATCTCAAACTGATGCACAACAAGTGCGTGAGCAAAACCAAAAATCTCAGGCTAAGAAAAAATAA
- a CDS encoding C40 family peptidase: protein MNKKKMATAVCGTIVGASLWGGTVFADESHKVEPGDTLWGLSHKFDGSVSQLKSWNGLNSNIIYVGQNLVVSKDSSNHKSSNSHSTSGSTYTIKSGDTLSAIASKYDVSVRNLMDWNNLNSSLIITGDKLTINGKSVQSSSKKESSHSSNSSHSSNASGSEYVVQSGDTLWGISNKYGVSVSSIKSWNNLSSNTIYVGQRLSVKGEATQSTSNSGSSHSSGSNHSSSSNSGVSNSGLIQEAKKLMGTPYVWGGTSPSGFDCSGFINYVFQKEGVNLPRTTAAIYADNRLSSVGRNSLQVGDLVFFETYKPGASHAGIYVGGNQFIHAGSSRGVEISSLSNPYWSPRYIGAKRF, encoded by the coding sequence ATGAATAAGAAAAAAATGGCAACTGCTGTATGTGGGACGATTGTTGGAGCTTCACTTTGGGGAGGAACTGTATTCGCGGATGAATCTCATAAGGTAGAGCCTGGCGATACACTTTGGGGCCTGAGCCATAAATTTGACGGTTCTGTATCCCAACTGAAATCCTGGAATGGTCTTAACAGCAATATTATTTACGTAGGTCAAAATTTAGTTGTAAGTAAAGATTCTTCAAATCATAAGTCTTCAAACAGCCATTCAACTTCAGGCAGTACATATACAATTAAATCTGGTGATACACTTTCTGCGATCGCTAGTAAATACGATGTATCTGTTAGAAATTTGATGGATTGGAATAACTTGAATTCTTCCCTTATTATTACTGGAGATAAACTGACAATTAACGGTAAATCAGTTCAATCTTCTTCTAAGAAGGAAAGCAGTCATTCTTCAAATTCTTCCCATTCTTCAAATGCAAGCGGAAGTGAGTATGTCGTTCAATCCGGTGATACACTTTGGGGCATCTCTAATAAATACGGCGTGAGCGTATCCAGCATTAAAAGTTGGAACAACCTATCAAGTAACACGATTTACGTTGGGCAGCGCCTGAGCGTAAAAGGTGAAGCTACACAAAGTACTAGCAACTCTGGAAGCAGCCATTCAAGCGGTTCTAATCATAGTAGTTCCTCAAATTCTGGAGTTTCAAACTCCGGATTGATCCAAGAAGCTAAAAAACTAATGGGAACTCCATATGTTTGGGGTGGAACTTCTCCGTCCGGGTTTGACTGCAGTGGTTTCATTAACTATGTATTCCAAAAAGAAGGCGTGAACCTTCCAAGAACAACAGCGGCTATTTATGCAGACAATCGTTTGTCTTCAGTCGGCCGCAACAGCCTTCAAGTTGGAGACCTTGTTTTCTTTGAAACGTACAAGCCTGGTGCTTCCCACGCTGGTATCTACGTTGGAGGTAACCAATTCATTCACGCTGGTTCTTCCCGCGGAGTAGAAATCAGTTCACTTTCCAATCCTTATTGGAGTCCTAGATATATCGGAGCGAAACGCTTCTAA